One genomic segment of Carassius carassius chromosome 21, fCarCar2.1, whole genome shotgun sequence includes these proteins:
- the LOC132097975 gene encoding insulin-like growth factor I isoform X1, with amino-acid sequence MPSDGMPTCHARRLQMLREFLKQVPSWRSVCVLCSLFCVLILPDAGEAAKARCGRELVADLEFVCGDRGFYRGKPGAVRSGGPRSRGKGIVEQCCVRGCDLQHLESYCAKPKRLQRDVPASLQQTPEDQFWLVFQQRYQKHAEMNRDEDAASQRLRERTLYRWNSRNSVSLTNQPSSTQQQPSTERVTSGTTFHPHIR; translated from the exons ATGCCATCAGACGGAATGCCTACCTGTCATGCCAGACGCCTTCAGATGCTTAGAGAATTCCTGAAG CAGGTGCCCAGCTGGCGAAGTGTGTGTGTCCTCTGTTCCCTGTTCTGCGTCCTGATCCTGCCAGATGCCGGCGAGGCTGCCAAAGCACGCTGTGGGCGAGAACTAGTTGCTGACCTGGAGTTTGTGTGTGGAGACCGTGGCTTTTACAGAG GCAAACCTGGAGCAGTCCGTAGTGGTGGCCCCCGCTCTCGTGGGAAAGGGATCGTAGAGCAGTGTTGTGTGCGTGGCTGTGACCTCCAGCATTTGGAGTCGTATTGTGCCAAACCCAAAAGGCTGCAGCGTGACGTTCCTGCATCTCTGCAGCAGACTCCA GAAGATCAGTTTTGGTTGGTGTTTCAGCAGCGATACCAGAAGCATGCGGAGATGAACAGAGATGAGGACGCTGCTTCTCAAAGACTCAGAGAACGGACGCTTTACCGGTGGAACTCCAGAAATTCAGTTTCACTAACCAACCAACCCTCCTCTACACAACAGCAACCTTCCACTGAGAGAGTGACATCAGGAACAACATTTCACCCCCACATCCGATAG
- the serping1 gene encoding plasma protease C1 inhibitor: protein MNCVLLLLCAGLALTTCDITVLQSSSIPLFCLPDDAPVLDDPTYTWSFTSAHTKKQHTLEEKGKLLNLRNINATQEGEYKCVKDGYKREDHMRLSRTFTIRVEVPPPFQEWQVVKEVAGNDVTLPCKVSRVFSPGETEKPPVIWKRETENGVMFLKLDKDRNDQERDKKHQRIFWNTRPEEQDWAIKISQITAEDAGMYHCVITNTSQMLSVELEVTAPPVHPCSGHTGPWEDCEEHDSRSGQAILQDSLRDFSASVYAKLKGSKPQTNLIFSPVSIAVTLYNLLLGARSETRKQLEAALRIPLEFSCVHSETKKLKEVLKDTLRIASAIFYSPEQQLGEAFVNQSKEFYDAVPEKLTNDSNQNVILINQWVKKKTMNKITELIDYIDPTTSFVLLNAVYFNGKWKTVFESTKKRDNFMKFSGEVIEVQTLYSSKYNLQMGYNKKLQADVGKFSLTGKNSLYILIPRTTSEEAFVLMENNINKDSIEAMVSEMNNVPVQIAEVILPRIKLTVDTQLEDLLRSMGLSDLFSKPNFCGIFPEDSESFISDARHSAFLSLTEKGVEAAAATSISFSRSFPQFTALQPFVLILWSDEAGAPLFMGRIINP from the exons ATGAATTGTGTCCTGCTGTTGCTCTGTGCAGGT CTTGCCCTCACTACCTGTGACATCACTGTTCTGCAAAGCTCCAGCATTCCCCTTTTTTGTCTTCCTGATGATGCCCCTGTGCTGGATGACCCCACATACACCTGGAGCTTCACGTCTGCTCACACAAAGAAGCAGCACACACTTGAGGAAAAAGGAAAACTCCTGAACCTCAGAAACATAAATGCCACCCAAGAAGGAGAGTATAAGTGTGTTAAGGATGGCTATAAAAGAGAGGATCATATGAGGTTGAGCAGAACATTCACAATACGTGTGGAAG TGCCCCCACCGTTTCAGGAATGGCAGGTCGTCAAAGAAGTAGCTGGGAATGATGTGACACTTCCATGCAAGGTTTCTAGGGTTTTCTCTCCGGGAGAGACAGAAAAACCTCCTGTCATCTGGAAACGAGAGACAGAAAATGGTGTGATGTTTCTCAAGCTCGACAAAGACAGAAATGACCAAGAGAGGGACAAGAAACATCAGAGGATTTTCTGGAACACCCGCCCTGAAGAACAGGACTGGGCAATTAAAATTAGTCAGATCACAGCGGAAGATGCTGGGATGTACCACTGTGTCATAACTAATACATCTCAGATGCTGTCAGTGGAGCTGGAAGTGACAG CCCCCCCTGTGCACCCCTGCTCTGGCCACACTGGCCCATGGGAGGACTGTGAGGAACATGACAGCAGATCAGGGCAGGCAATTCTGCAGGATTCACTCAGAGACTTCTCCGCCTCTGTCTACGCCAAACTTAAAGGCTCAAAACCCCAAACCAACTTGATCTTCTCCCCAGTCAGCATTGCTGTAACTCTTTACAACCTGCTATTGG GTGCTCGAAGTGAGACCAGAAAACAGCTGGAAGCTGCTCTTAGGATTCCCCTAGAATTCTCCTGCGTGCATTCTGAGACAAAGAAACTGAAAGAAGTGTTAAAGGACACACTGAGAATAGCCTCTGCTATCTTTTACTCCCCAG AGCAACAGTTGGGAGAAGCTTTTGTCAACCAATCAAAGGAGTTCTATGATGCCGTGCCAGAGAAACTGACCAATGACAGCAATCAAAACGTGATTCTCATCAATCAATGGGTGAAAAAGAAGACAATGAACAAAATCACTGAGTTAATTGATTATATAGATCCGACTACCTCGTTTGTTTTGTTAAATGCTGTCTACTTTAATG GTAAATGGAAGACAGTTTTTGAATCAACAAAAAAACGGGATAACTTCATGAAGTTTTCAGGTGAGGTCATAGAAGTGCAGACTCTCTACAGCTCCAAGTATAACCTTCAAATGGGCTACAACAAGAAATTACAGGCTGAC GTTGGGAAGTTCTCTCTTACGGGTAAAAACAGCCTGTACATACTGATCCCACGCACAACATCAGAAGAAGCCTTTGTATTGATGGAGAATAATATAAACAAAGATTCTATTGAAGCAATGGTATCTGAGATGAATAATGTCCCAGTCCAAATCGCTGAGGTCATCCTGCCTAGAATTAAACTGACAGTGGACACACAACTGGAGGACTTACTGAGGAGTATGG GTTTGTCAGATCTCTTCTCAAAACCAAACTTCTGTGGAATATTTCCGGAGGATTCTGAATCATTCATCTCAGACGCCCGTCACAGCGCCTTTCTCTCACTGACGGAGAAGGGAGTGGAGGCCGCTGCAGCCACAAGCATCTCTTTTTCTCGCTCCTTCCCTCAATTTACAGCTCTACAGCCCTTCGTTCTGATACTGTGGAGCGATGAGGCTGGCGCTCCTCTTTTCATGGGAAGAATAATCAATCCATAA
- the LOC132097975 gene encoding insulin-like growth factor I isoform X2: MPSDGMPTCHARRLQMLREFLKVPSWRSVCVLCSLFCVLILPDAGEAAKARCGRELVADLEFVCGDRGFYRGKPGAVRSGGPRSRGKGIVEQCCVRGCDLQHLESYCAKPKRLQRDVPASLQQTPEDQFWLVFQQRYQKHAEMNRDEDAASQRLRERTLYRWNSRNSVSLTNQPSSTQQQPSTERVTSGTTFHPHIR, encoded by the exons ATGCCATCAGACGGAATGCCTACCTGTCATGCCAGACGCCTTCAGATGCTTAGAGAATTCCTGAAG GTGCCCAGCTGGCGAAGTGTGTGTGTCCTCTGTTCCCTGTTCTGCGTCCTGATCCTGCCAGATGCCGGCGAGGCTGCCAAAGCACGCTGTGGGCGAGAACTAGTTGCTGACCTGGAGTTTGTGTGTGGAGACCGTGGCTTTTACAGAG GCAAACCTGGAGCAGTCCGTAGTGGTGGCCCCCGCTCTCGTGGGAAAGGGATCGTAGAGCAGTGTTGTGTGCGTGGCTGTGACCTCCAGCATTTGGAGTCGTATTGTGCCAAACCCAAAAGGCTGCAGCGTGACGTTCCTGCATCTCTGCAGCAGACTCCA GAAGATCAGTTTTGGTTGGTGTTTCAGCAGCGATACCAGAAGCATGCGGAGATGAACAGAGATGAGGACGCTGCTTCTCAAAGACTCAGAGAACGGACGCTTTACCGGTGGAACTCCAGAAATTCAGTTTCACTAACCAACCAACCCTCCTCTACACAACAGCAACCTTCCACTGAGAGAGTGACATCAGGAACAACATTTCACCCCCACATCCGATAG